TATCTGGGCACATAACAAGCAGTTGTATATCAACCTGCCTGACCATCTGGGGCAAAAAGCCTTCGTCGAAATCATTGATCTGGCCGGCAGGATCGTTTACAAATCGGAACAAACGCTCAACAGCCCGACTGTAGTTTCTGTGGACCTGCCTACCCAGCTTTTTGTTGTTAAAGTAACCACTGGAACACGCTCTGCCACGGCCAAAATTGTGTTGTAGAAAAACACTACCCTAAAATGAATATTGAGACTAAAAAACATACACACATGACAATAAGCAGCATGCGCCTGTTACGCGCTGCCATTAGCTTGTTGTTCATTTTAAAGCTCAGCATATCGTTGCCATTATTGGCACAAGGCCCACCCTCACCTCCGCTTGATCCTGTTTCGGGCGGAGGCCCTGTTGGTGGGTCGGCTCCTGTTGGGAGCGGCATTGACCTGCTGCTCCTCATGGGAGCGGCTTATGGCAGCCGAAAGCTATACCTTGCCTGGCAAAAGAAAGAAGAATAACAAGCCGCCGGTTTCGATGGGATAAGTAGTTTGGGTTCTCACAAAACCTGTAAATTTGAAAACCAATCAATCTACATGACCCATGCATCTCATCCCCATCGAAACCGGTAACCTCAAACTCGACGGCGGTGCCATGTTCGGTGTTGTGCCCAAAGTACTCTGGAGCAAGGTGTATCCCTGCGACGAAAACAACCTCTGCAATTGGGCCATGCGCTGCCTGCTGGTGGTTGACGGCGACCGGCATATCCTCATTGATAACGGCATAGGCAACAAGCAGGACGAAAAATGGCTGAGCCATTACTACCTCAACGGCGATGCCACCCTCGAATCGTCGCTGGCGACTGCCGGCTACAAGCCCGAAGACATCACCGATATGGTAATCACCCATATGCACTTCGACCATTGCGGCGGCAGCGTCAAATGGAATGCCGATCGCAGCGGCTACGAGCTGGCTTTTCCGAATGCCACATACTGGACCAGCCGCCAACAGTTCGAATGGGCCACCCAGCCCAACCGCCGCGAAGAGGCTTCGTACCTGAAAGAAAATATCCTGCCCATTTACGAAAGCGGAAAGCTGATGCTCATCGAAGAAGAAGGCGAATACATCACGGGCATCACCTTTAAGCTGTTCAATGGCCATACCGAAGGTCAGGTGATTCCATACATCCGCTACAGCGGAAAAACAGTGGTTTTTGCTGCCGATCTTCTTCCATCGTCGGCCCATGTGCCCATGCCCTGGATTATGGCCTACGACACCCGGCCGCTTGTTACCCTGAAAGACAAAGAGCGTTTTTATGCCGATGCTCTCAGCGGCGATTTTGTGGTCTTTCTGGAACACGACCTCTACACCGAAGCCATCACACTGCAGGAAACGCCAAAAGGCGTGCGTGCTGACCGCAAAGGTAAGCTGTACGAATTGCTGGCTGGCTGAGTGCATTGCCTGCCTAACCTTTGAGGGCAGTTTGTTTTGCTAAAATCTTTATCATACTGATTGGCTGCCAATAAGTTTGGTTGCTGCTGACTGGTTTTTATGACCAACCAGAATCCGTTTATCCTTGTATTAATCATCGTTGAGCCTTTGTAATATTCTGATGGAACAAAGTGCTTTTTATAGCTCTTTCAATCAGATATATATTTTTTAAAAAAGCAACCTTGGAATAAATTTTCTCTACCCCGACTTGACAAGCGTACAAATATTTCACTACATTAGCTTCGACAAACAAGTGATGCATGAGCGTTGCTAACTTTATCCCCCCCAGAGGCAAGAGCTTTGGTGGTTTCTCATATCTAAAGGTCTGGATTGTTTATTGTTGCCATGAGCTTATACACATACTTTTATTTCGCAAACAGTTTGTGCCTTGTTGCACAACAAAATACATTTTTTGGCTGGGGAAGAATAAGTTCGTTTAGCTTTTTAATATGCCTAAATTTTTTTGAAGGTTTATTAAGAGTTCTTTTTTTAACAATTAAATAAATAAAACAATGAAAAATCTGTTTCAATATAAATTTAGATTGCCAATACAGGCACTCATTGTATTTACATTATTATTTATCGGCTGTGAAAAGACCTTAAATCACACTGAACCAGTAATAAATATTTGTTCAACTTCCAGACCTGAAATATTAAGCGTTTCAAAACCATTGGAAATTGACAGTAAATCTTTCAACTCTTATATGGAGAAAACATCAATAAAGAATGATGGAAGTTTATCCATACACGAAGTTATTACCTATGTTGATAATCCGATACGTAGCATTGTACTTCAAAAAGACCAATTATGCGTCGACTCCTCATCAATTATTATTATGTCGTACTATGATAATGAATTATTAGACTACTCTATTGAGATCGATGTTTTAGATGTAAATAATCAAATCAATATTTTTTACAATACCACATTATTTGCTTCGATTCTTTTTGATCCAATGGAACGTGAAGAGATTGAATACATTGTATACTCTCCAAGCGGCAATGATTTTATTCGATGCTTTCGCACCGCATTAAATGCATGTTTGCAAGACCCTGAGTGTGCATTTTTATGCGGAATTGTCTGGAGACAATGTTTAGCAGGAATCGCGGCAGCATGCGCCTACCACACGATCATAAATCCCAGTAATTAATGTTATTTTGATTCTTATGTCGTTTCAAAATTATTAAATTTAATACACTTACTGTTATGTATTACCCTTTAATCATCACGTTTCTTGTTTTGTCCGCTTTGCTAATGTTAAGCGCAATCATGGATATTATCAGATTGAAGCATGACAAGAGACTTATTTATCTGATTATTCTATTCCCTGTTTTGGGAAGTATAATTTATTTCCAGGCAATTCGCCCATCATTAAGAAGCAAGTCTAACCAGGGATAATTCACACATCTTTCGTGGCAGATAATGCAGCAGCATTTGCATGCAGTGAAAAATGTTATGCCTCCGTATTGACCTGCCCAAATGTCCAACAACATTAATTTGTGTGGAGTAATGCTAGCGATTGGTGGACATGGTCCGAATTGCTGTATAAAGTAAGAATTAACTAAGAAACCTTCAAATAAGTATAGTAACAACCAACTGAGCCACAGTCTTTTTAACTGTGGCTCAGTTCAAAATCCATCAGCAAAATGAGCGTATTATTTTTGATACTAATTATTTTGAATTCTATTGCATTATTTGGTCAGTTTGATGCGCCATACACAAGTCTGGATACTGCACGGTATCAAATAACCTATTCCCTGAAATATCAGGAAGATTCGCTGAGTCCATCCTACATCAGGCAGGAAGATATGTTGCTCTTTGTGGGCAAAAAACTGAGCATGTTTCAAAGCCTCAATCTCTATCTGGGCGACAGTATTGCCCGTAGAATACCTACACCTGAGATGTTTGCTGCTTATTTTAACAATAATACTCAGGCTCCGCGGCCTGTGCTGCTTTTTCAGATATTCAAAAACTATCCTTTTGGGAAAAATACAGTAACAGAGCATTTAATAGGCAGTCCGTTTCTCTACGAAGAGGTCAGACCTGTTTGCAGGTGGCAGCTCACAGGAGAGACCAAAGTTCTGTATGACCAGAAAGCACAAAAAGCTGTCTGCCATTATGGTGGGCGTGAATGGGTTGCGTGGTTTACTCCGGAAATACCCATCAACGACGGGCCATACAAGTTTGATGGTTTGCCGGGCCTGATCATATTGTTGCACGACTCAAAAAAACATTATTCTTTTGAGTTTATTTCGATAAAAGAGCTTAAACACCTGGTTGTTATCGATTTAAAGCAATATGATTATGTAAAAGGTGGTCGTTTGGACTACATCAGAGCAAGAGAAAAAAATCATGCTGAAGTACAACGACGATTGAAAGATGTTGGTGCTGACCAAACAACACTCATTGAAGTTTACCGTAAATTGGCCCGAAAAAACAATCCAATTGAGCTGAAGTGATTAATGTTGACTTTCGCATTCAGTTTTAAACAAAATATTTCGCATGAGAGGCTAACATATTGACCTTTATGAATTCCAGAAACAACTTTGCATTTTGTTTATTAATTATTCTGGCTTACTCTAATTGTATAAGAGCTCAGTTTTTTCAGACCACTGCTAAAACACTCAACAATGCCGGATTGATGATAACTTATGAGCTAAAGTTTAAAGAGGACAGCACTAATCTCAGTCTTCAGCGACGGGAGGAGATGGTTCTTCTGGTGGGAGATAGAGTCAGCATTTTTACCGGCAAGAACTTTTATGCTTTCCGGCAACAAGGAAAAAAAGCTGAGCGCGAGGGGCGTCTGGATGCATTTTTGGATGAGTTTAAAGCCAATAGCAGATTAGGCAGATTTACGTATTCAATATACAAGAATTTTCCTGTCGGAAAGATTACTTATACAAACAAAGTGTTGCCAGGCTTTTTTCTTTATGAGGAAGATTTCGATGCTTTTCGGTGGGAATTAAAAGACACAATAGAAAAATTTGGCGACTACAATACGCGTTTGGCCGAGATAAACTATGGTGGTCGTTTGTGGGCAGCATGGTACACCACCGAAGTGCCACTGAGCGAAGGCCCATACAAGTTCAGAGGATTGCCCGGACTCATTATAAAGATGGCCGACAGTAAAGGACATTATATTTTTGAGATTGTTTCAATTGAAAGGCTGTCAGAAATTACTCCTATAGAGCTTGAAGAACACGATTATGTTAGAACAAGCAGAGAGAGGTACCTCAGATCGGAAGAAAACCTGAGAATGGATATTATAAGCAGAGCTCGTGAGGCAGGTGCAAATAGTCAGGCTCAACAAACAGCAGCACGAAATATGCAGCGCAGGAATAACCCAATAGAGCTTAAATAATGCGCACTCTGGCAGTAAAACTTACCTTCACCTTCTTACTGACTTTTTGTCAAGCAACCCTCATTTGGTCACAAACCACCCTTACGGGTTTTATTGCTGATTTGCAGAAACAACCAATTCCAAATATCAATGTTGTTATTTCGCCCAACGGTCAAAGTACCATCTTAGCTTTTGGCTTTACCGACGACAGAGGTTATTTTACAATTTCATTCAACACCACACACGACAGTCTTGATGTAACTGTGAGTTCGCTTGCCTGGGCGCGGCAAACCAAAACAATTGTCAATGTATCGCAGGAAATCAGGTTTACGCTGATCCCGGATGTGAAACAGTTGGAAACATTTACCGTTCGCGCTTCGCCCATAGCGCGTAAAGGCGACACCCTGAGTTATCTGGTGCAATCCTTTGCAGGCAAAACAGATCGTTCCATCGAAGATGTGCTCCGCCGCATGCCGGGTATTGAAGTGGAACCTGGAGGTAAAATTCTTTACAATGGGCTGCCCATTGAGAAGTTTTACGTGGAAGGCCTTGACCTGATGGACGGTCGCTATGCCCCGATAAGCCGCAACCTGCCCCACGAGGCTGTGACCACTGTGGAGGTGCTCGAAAATCATCAACCCATTGAAATTCTTCGCGATCGGCTGAGCTCGCAGCAAGCATCACTCAACCTGAAACTGAAACGAAAAACTACCTATACCGGTGCTGCAAAGATTGGTTCAGGTTTTGGCGAAGAACTGCTTTGGAATGCCGATGTTTCGCCGATGGCATTCACTCCGCATTTTCAGGCACTTGCTTCGGTACAGTCGAACAATACAGGTCAGGAAATAAAACAACAGTTCCAGATGCTTGGTTTTCAGGATGCGCAACTTCATCCGATCCGCCCGGACGAATCAACGGTGCTCCTTGTTCCCCAGCCGCAACTTCCGTTGAATGATCTGAGTCGCTTCTTGTTCAACCAATCGCACCTGCTCAATCTGAATGGCCTTGCGAAACTTAATAAAGGTTTAAGCTTGCGGGTGAACAACCATCTGCTGCACGACACCCACCTGTCGAACAGCACCACAAGACGGTTCATCTTCAGCCCCATTGATTCTTCTGCATTCATCGAAACCCTGAACAATAAGGCGTTTTCGCAATTGCTGCGCACTACATCACCCTGAACAGCAATACCAGAAAGAACTACCTGGAAAACAAACTTCAGTTCGAGGCGTGGGGGCGCGACGTAAATGCCATCGTAAGGTTTCAGGATGCCTATTCTTCACAGTTGCTCGAACAACCGCGGGTATTTCTTAGCAATAGTCTAAGAACTGTTTTCCCTGTAGCACGGCATCTGGTTGAGTTGAAGTCATTGGTTCAGTTTGAAAAGCAAGACGAATCGCTGAACCTCGAACCCGGTATGTTCGAAAACATTTTCAACAACGGCAATCCCTACAAAGCAGCCAATCAAACTGTATTAACCAAACGTTTTTATACCCATCAGTCGGCAGGCTTCATTACCAAATGGAAAAGGCTCACATTTTTTCCTTCTGCCGGCTTTGTGTTCAGGCTGCAACACCTGAACACGCGCTTAACAACTTCACCCGAAGTATTGAATCCTCCAGACACAGGTTATTTCAATAATAATCAGATATTTATCATCAGGCCTTATATTAAAACCGGGTTGGAATACAAATACAAGTCATTGGTTTTGAAGGCCGAGTTGCCGTTGAGCCTGCATGTGCAACAATCTGACGACAAACATCACAGCGAGTTTTCTGCTGAATCAAATAAGCTTCTCGTTGAGCCAAAAGGCTCATTACATTATCAATTTAAGGGTTTCTGGCAAGCAGGCACAACATTGGCACTGATTCAACGACAAGTGGAACCGGACGAGCTGTATTATGGTTATATACTCACGCACTACAACCTTTTAATCCGAAATCAACTCCCAAACGCTCAAACCAACGGCCGCACATTTTCGCTGCGCCTGTCCTACCGCAATCCGATTACATCGCTCTTTCAATCAATTACTTATGCAAATTCGTATCTCAGGCAACCTTACCTGTTGAGCACTATGCTTTATCCCGATGGAAGGACCGAAGTTTTTCCGGTTGATATGCCGGTGCTGACCACCAGCCACAGTGTGCAGTACAACGGAAGTTATATTTGTCAGGGGCCAGGACTTCGTTGAGCCTTAAAGCCATGGGTGGAACTTTTAAAAGACAGAATTTATTGAATGAAATGGTTTTCGCCACGCGAAACAGTCAGTTGTTTATCAATCCGCAGCTCAACACCCAGGTCACCAGCTGGATGAATGCCGAA
This window of the Bacteroidota bacterium genome carries:
- a CDS encoding MBL fold metallo-hydrolase, with the protein product MHLIPIETGNLKLDGGAMFGVVPKVLWSKVYPCDENNLCNWAMRCLLVVDGDRHILIDNGIGNKQDEKWLSHYYLNGDATLESSLATAGYKPEDITDMVITHMHFDHCGGSVKWNADRSGYELAFPNATYWTSRQQFEWATQPNRREEASYLKENILPIYESGKLMLIEEEGEYITGITFKLFNGHTEGQVIPYIRYSGKTVVFAADLLPSSAHVPMPWIMAYDTRPLVTLKDKERFYADALSGDFVVFLEHDLYTEAITLQETPKGVRADRKGKLYELLAG
- a CDS encoding GLPGLI family protein, which produces MSVLFLILIILNSIALFGQFDAPYTSLDTARYQITYSLKYQEDSLSPSYIRQEDMLLFVGKKLSMFQSLNLYLGDSIARRIPTPEMFAAYFNNNTQAPRPVLLFQIFKNYPFGKNTVTEHLIGSPFLYEEVRPVCRWQLTGETKVLYDQKAQKAVCHYGGREWVAWFTPEIPINDGPYKFDGLPGLIILLHDSKKHYSFEFISIKELKHLVVIDLKQYDYVKGGRLDYIRAREKNHAEVQRRLKDVGADQTTLIEVYRKLARKNNPIELK
- a CDS encoding GLPGLI family protein — protein: MNSRNNFAFCLLIILAYSNCIRAQFFQTTAKTLNNAGLMITYELKFKEDSTNLSLQRREEMVLLVGDRVSIFTGKNFYAFRQQGKKAEREGRLDAFLDEFKANSRLGRFTYSIYKNFPVGKITYTNKVLPGFFLYEEDFDAFRWELKDTIEKFGDYNTRLAEINYGGRLWAAWYTTEVPLSEGPYKFRGLPGLIIKMADSKGHYIFEIVSIERLSEITPIELEEHDYVRTSRERYLRSEENLRMDIISRAREAGANSQAQQTAARNMQRRNNPIELK